Below is a genomic region from Belonocnema kinseyi isolate 2016_QV_RU_SX_M_011 chromosome 4, B_treatae_v1, whole genome shotgun sequence.
TTCCCCATTGAAACAAACTGGAACTTTCCAAATCTAAAATTGAAGTCACCTAAatctttcaaccaataaataattAGTATATACCGCCACTATTCAAACTCTTATCAAAGTTCAACTTCCCGAAACACCAACCACAATCAACAGCTCTCTGAAATGATACGTCTAGATTTTTAGAACGGCTAGTATTTTTCTCGCAATAACACAATAATTTTCGCACAAAACACCTCCTTTGCCTTGGCTCCATCGTGAAATCAGTGTGAATCAGTGAAATCAAGAATCAAACATTGCGCGCACACCGTAGACCGAGTAGTGCTGCCCTCATTGAAGGAGTGGCTAACGCCGTCACTACCAGTTGCCTGGAACTCTCCAAAAGACTATTGTTGTAGAGTGTAAAGCATAAGAGGAAGTGAGAAAGACGTACGAGGAGGGGAGAGCGAGACAGGCGAGAAGAGCAAGAGCAGGGGAACGAGAAGTGGCTGCTTTGGTTTGGCGAAGGGATCAGGAAAGAGGCAAGAGGGTGAGAACGAGGAAAGAGCAACAGCGTAGCGACTAGCGCGCGCCGTGGTGTGTGTCGGTCGGTCGGTTCTCGCCGCCATGCTAGTGGTTAGTTTATTAGTGAACAGTAATGATGTGGCAAAACGTTCACACAAGTTAAGGCTGGAGCAACGCCGCGTTACCGGCGAGCCGTCGTTATGTTCTTCGTAATTCTCGTTCGATAAGCGTAAACACGCTCGCGTTACACTGCAGAAGTAAGTAGCTGCGACGAGGCAGCGACAACAGCCCACATTCGCGAGAATCCGCGATCGGTGCAGCGCCAAAGTCACACAAGCTTAAATCCTAATGTGAAGTCACACGGACGCGAACGTTTCGTAAACATCTCGACGAACACGTTCCCCAGGACGACAAGCCACCTCCATCACAAACCACCACAAGGGAAGAACGGTACGGCAACCAATTTTTACAATCACTTTCCATAGTATGACAGTGAAGGGGTCAAGTGCGTGAGTACATGAATTGAATAAAAGCAAGTGTAAGTCTTCCCGCTGCCGAGTTCTCTTGCGAACAAAATTCCAAGCTCATTTGACATTTTCTACGGCTGTTGTCCGTTAATATCGCTGGCACGATTCATGTTTGTCACGGATTCAGTCCGCTGGGATTTTCGTCGCATGGCCGCCAGATAACCCGTTGCTGGTCATCATTTTATCAGCCTCGCACAGACCCGGGAATACGCACAGTGCGTGTACTCCATAATACATATATGAATGCATGAATGCGCGCGAGTGTGTaccacatatatatgtatattttcgCCTCTTGACTACCCACACTTCTGCCTTCCAGCCTTCATCCGTTAATATTTTCCATCCATTCGCTCTCTATAGCACGCATGAGACCCCTTTGCCCATCTGAGTTTTGGCGGGATTTCGAGCGCATGCGCCATTctgatcaaaatataatttttttccttgacgAGACTTTGTTTTATAATTACTGATGCACGAGTACGCACAATTTCCGATAAAGATCGAGCCAGCTTAAAAAGTAATCGGGTGCGCATTCCTATGGAATGCCGGAAGGACGAGTCCATCCGGATTCAAGCTCATTTGGCAAGGGTACCACCAGCAGTCCAATTTAAATGTGAAAACAATCATTTGTGGGGAGTGATCTAGATCTTTCTTAGTCACTGTTCAGTGATCGTATAATGgagaattttattcatatttttagtattaaaaactcGACGAATTTTCTTTTACCGAGATGTGTGCAAGGTACTAACCATGTTCCATTTTCACCAATATGCAATAtattatttcttgtaattttcaaATCTACATTCAAacctttttaagttttaagtggtttctttttttaaatcttcaataagtAATAATGTGAAAttgtaaattgttcaatttggagATCATGTAAcgtaaacattaatgtttaaaaatgaaatcatataCAAACAGGTAAATATACTAATCATATTTTATACTGTTTacacagttaaaatttaaaattttaatatgtacATGATAGgtgtattaaatttataaacacgTTTAAGACACattaaaaagatacatattaaattttagatACATTTATACTAGTAACTTATTAAAGAACTCCATGATTCTActttatacaaattaataataattctagcagtcatttcagattttaaaataaataattcagagAGGATATTTTCTTGTAACATAGGTAAATATTAGATAAATGAAACTTCAgatggaaaagttcaattaattgAAGAATTAAGTATTACATAACTAGCGGGTGCTGCATACACTAAATCCTTACATTTAAAGTAAAtactaaattttgcaaaatgttaaCCTCCAGACTTTTGTTTTACATAACAAGTGAATAGACGAATACtgcattactttaattttaattgtattattactAACAATATTTAATGAAATCAAAGAACTTGTGTTTTACACGCACTGTGTTGCTGACCTGTCTATTAAATGGTATTCAATTTCAGTAGTCGTACATAAATTGATTTCAAACGCTTGCATAATTATTGAGATCTAATATAggtttttctaatattgtaattttaaatgtatttgtgtggagttattcaaattaaaacgttttcaattttaaataatttaatttcaaatgatttaacttTGCAATTATTCGagttaaaactttttcaatttagaatcgCTGGGTTTAGTGTTTAGAGACAGCAAAATATATGATCTGCCTATCGATACCATCAGTAATTTTATTTGAGATAGCTTCACATCTTACGGCATTGATATTCCGTTTTGTTGAATTTATGACAATTTTGTTTCTATACATGGAGAAACTATTGGTGTCAAACTTTTAACAATCGCGATAACCATCAATTTCGAAAATCTTCATaaggtaaattttccaaattctttttcaatgaaatttttttggttccaTATGATACCTTCACACTCAGTCGGTTTTCATCATTGAATCGGCACCTTCGTAAACCAGGCCATTTTTTTGTGGATACTTTCGATTTTTAGTCAAATTAAAggttttaaatgcttcaaaattacACTAAAACTGTACGTTATTAACACttaatgtctgaattttttctgGCGTTCAGAATTTCATTATGATTCCTGgtataaaaaggttttttcaatGTGAGAATGATATATTGTTTTACTTGCAGAAAGAGTTACACCATATCTCCAAATTAAAACTTTAGATGTAtcgtcatttttgtttgaaaggtcaattgttaaatgaatttacaacataaATAGTATGTACCATGAGTTGTTAAATGAGTTCCTAAGTAATTTAATTGTAAGTTAACAAagtgtttagttttaaattgggggttttcaatggaaatcaataatttcaagaccttttgaaataaaaaaaaaattaaattatttgcactTGCAATTAATGTGGCAAAAAGTAataaggataaaaataaaaaattaaagtgaacagtaaacttgtttataataatttaagtataattcaaaatgtaaataattatttaaattgactttgcaattaatttaatgattaaaattgcaGTGAGTTCAAAATCACTGGCACCCCACATCACATTTTATCTACTGTAAACAGGCGGAGCTTGGTAAAGTGGGATTTAGGGGGAAATCCCGGAATATTGCTGAATGACCCCAACATCGAGCCCAGACTAAAATTTGAAtaggattttgagaatttttgtatACACCTCAaaataactttcatttaaaaaaacaatcagaatctaatttttatatattaaatgaggtattttcactttttcGTCAGCTGATTTCACTTCATTGAATGCTGAGGAGAAAACACAATAACACatacatgggactaaactttatttttgtgttatcttcgtaattaataataattactattatttCATTATGgcattaaatagtttttaaaaaacaaaactatttttcaaatacatttacatagaaaaaattattttttaccaagatattagcaaaatagggcaaaaatggaccgaatcccatgcattttgcccactgccccccccccctcaatcaacaaagtgaagttagctggtgattGAAGTGAACACACCTAATAGCGgctgtaaatttttttaagttgaaaccaTGCATACAATCAGTATGACAATGTTTTAAAGTCAACTGGGTTCACTTTGACCCCATATAAGTAATGTCATTTTTCAGAAGTATAAGTGATGAGGGTTAATAatcgattttctataaaaaatacgatttccaaataaaatacacgaactcttaacataaaatgtaatagttaacttattaataaatataaatataaatagtataataatataaatagtaaAACGTATTAAATtagtaaatagattaattttaaatgaaaaagatgaatttttaacaaaactagaaCCTGACTGCCCGTCTAATTATTTTACatgcaattatttaatttgaaaatgaagtttaattatataccatgaaattaatttttaatttaataattttatttgtataggGCTTCGCATGGGTGCAGTTTCACGTTACCATATTGGATTcgttattctgaaattttaaaatttcaaaaatttgactccATACTCGTAATCAGCGATCAAAAACCCCATGAAgacccatttttaaatttttctttcagattCGTAACCAGCGACCCGAAAAACTTAAGATTCGTAATCTGCGGACCAAAAACCCACGTATACGTTATTTTCAGCTAATTTACTTGGTTGATTATTCACAATTACATTTAATGAGTAAAAACGCTGTATTTTTatactttgtttatttataaattccatttcgccaaaaaaatgtttttaacgttTCTTAATGTCAAATGAAGTTCTGCACAATTTTAACCTACTTTTTGTTCTGGTAATTTATTGATAACCgtgtgaaaaatattgttaaaaacgaGGTCAAAAGGTGCCATACATGTATTGAACCATGCTGCaaagcgttaaaaataaaaaagactgaatttaatgaaaagaaaaatttttatcatcATAAAATTCGTATTGATTTTCTTAATTGTCATTACATacataatacatatattttcttacaaagctaaaatggttttaaaaaaattcaaatggttttgATTTTAATAGTATCATTGAAATGGGAAACTTGCACTTATTAGTAAAAGGATTATAgctgcatttatttttatataaaaaattgatattccaccgaagagatgaattttaaactaaaatgatggaatattcaattggaatagttacattttcaaagaaaatgatgaattttaactaaaattatgaatccaaaGAAAAATACATACTATTTTTAACGAAACGGCCcttttttcaaccagagataaattttcaaataaaattttttattaaatggcgTTATATGTTACCCCACgaatatttctaaatgaaaatgacaataattagaggttcgttaaaaaaaatcggttttttattttattactaaggaattatgatattattatatGGTAAATACtggttaacatttttaagttgagCTTTGTTATTGAATGTGGTTAGCTCTTAGCCCACAAATATTTCGGATGCAAATGAAAATTGTCAGAGGGGctctttctgaaaatattaggttTGTCTTGAATAGTTACGGAATGTCAAAATTTGagtaagacaaaatattttattgtgatagccgtgtaaaatttgattgcggcTCAAAACTAAACGTTAggtataacaattaaaattaatacactttttaaatGCCCATAAACAAACTATTCTTCGTTGATATTGATATTCAATCATTAAAATGCTATTATTGTAtctaaaatataacaataatagTTTTCAATTACATGTGCAGaatggttttattttaattaaatgcaaaaatgttttacatccaatatttactatttaatattatgaaaacttttcaacttcttagtaattacatacaaaaataaactttttttaaaaaagcaaccgacagattatttttattttcatcttgaGATATTCTGGGGATGCTTATTACCATGAACAATCAAGAAATCCCATTTACATGGAACTTTCATTTAAACTTGGTTCAGCCCCACCGTGATCTATATATGAGccgttaaattttgaatagaaatagtttctcaaaacaagatttttttccaGATGTTTCCTACATTTACATTCGTCATGAATTCCATTTTGCTTACAGATGCTGGATCCGAGCGTTTTGACGGATTTAGAGGAGTTGACACTGTGCAGTTATTGTAAACAAAAGTACAACGACTCTGAGCAGTGTCCAAAGTACCTTAGTTGCAAGCATTTCTTCTGTTTGCGATGTATagaaaacaatttcataaaagGCCGCGAATTGTTTTGTGCTCACTGTTGGAAGAGGACAGAACTAGGTGATCAAGGACCTGATGCCTTACCAACACATTCTGCCCTCCTAGCACTAGCTAATAATTTTTCACATCTCAAGATAAACACGAACAGCACTTCCGTAAAAAGCATTGAGAAGGAAAGAAAGGTATGATATTCTGCAAATTAATCATGAAAGCTAAAAAAAGGCTCGGATTCatgcaattatttataaaaatatcacaGTAGAGAAAGCATGCTATAAGTGTGAAGCCATACAGCAAAAGGTTTTCAAAGTAATAGGATCATGTTGTAAGGTCAGCTATACGTTCATTCGGTAGAACACAAAGTGATTTgaacacaaaattaatttaaatattcagtctTATCACTTCAATGCAGAAAAACTTAATCAGATTTTAAACGTCGAATTCTGGcagaaaagttttcttaaaactcTGATCATCCGTTTTCTCAATCGTTCCTGTTATTGCGTAAGATTTGATACTGTAAACTTGAAATTCTTAACttcataacttttgaaacaaaaagtgacttaaaatgaattttaatcataaaattgactAGAACTGCTAGTCAGATTACTcagaaatccccccccccccgcctcctGAAAACATAAAGTCATTTTTCATTGGATGACGGctgattgagaatttaacaaaataattcattagttgcagtttctttcaataaaaaagcataAGATTTATAGTGCAATGATAATAATTTCAGAGTGAAAATTGTCACACGCATGGAATGCCACTAGCATTATGGTGCGGAACTTGTTGTGCGGCCCTCTGTCGTGCTTGTGCGACACCGCAAGAACACCCAGGTCACCAGATTAAATCACAGACTGATGCCAAAGAACAACTTATATCCGAtgtaagttttcaataattttggctTTTAGTGTTTGTTGTAAAGTAGAATGTGAAGTATGCGtgttatatcattttaaaaaacaaaacctCCCTCTGAATAGGTTCAATTGGAGTTAGTTGCAATGGGAAAGCTATCATCGGAAATTCAAAGACTGGCGATGCAGCAGCGAGAGTTCTTGATCAAAGTGTTGGAGGCTTGTGTGACACTAAAAACACACGTGGAAACTGATTTGCAAAACGGCTGGACTCACTTTCCCGAGATAACGGACGCACGAGAGACGTTGGGGAAAGCCAAGGCCAGTTTGCAGATGATAGAGAGTCCAAACGACGTCTACAACTTGCACGCTCAGCTGATTATCGAGAAGCAGAGGCTACAAGCTAAGTACCAAGAGATGATCCTGCAATGCCAACTGGACGACTTGATTGGCAATTCTGGAGTAATTTTCGACTTCGCGTTACTAAAGCAAGCACTGGCTGGGATCCATTCGGGCGAATCAGTGATTCCTCAAACGCACGGAAACGGAGGCCGAATTCCGGCTTCACAAAATCCTATTTTATTTCTTGCAAATTACTGCATGTCTCAACTGTATTCCAGGCATGTCGTAAGCAAGCAGCACTTGCAGAATGGATCAATCGACTATCACTCAAACATGGTCGGTCCGCAAGTTCCACCTGCTTCCGTTCATGTTCACCAAGGACCACCTCCGCAACAACAGCAACAACTTCTCATTCCACCAGGTTCGCCGTCCGTGAAATCGGCTCCACCTGCACCACCCAACACAATGATTCATTCCCAGCAACAGTCTACTTTTATACCAGATGCAGGTACTAGCAGCGGTCCTCTAGTAACAGTCCACTCTCCACAGCAACCGTCCAGTAACATCACGCTCCGTGGTCCCTCCAATCCTTACCCAATGTATTTCTTTAACATAGAGGTGAACGGATCGCCCCATGGTCGAATCGTGATTGAAGTGAGACCGGACGCAGCGCCAAAGATGGCAAAAAATTTCAGCGTGCTTGCCACAGGGGAGATCGGAGTTGGTTACAAGGGTTGCACGATATTCCAGTGCTGGGAGGGTGAGTCGGTGATTACCGGTGACTTTGAGCTTAACAACGGTCGCGGTGGGAGGAGCATATTCGAGGACGGGTATTTCATGCCAGATGATACGAAATTCCCATCTGTGAGAGGTGCCGTCGGTATGCGAAGAACGCAAAAGCGACACGACAATCTCGGCATGGTGGGGTCTCAGTTCCGCATAATATTACAGGAAATGCGAGGTTTTACCGCAATCTTTGGTCACGTGGTGGAAGGTCTGGATTTGGTGGAGAAAATATCTACGTTTGGTGACCAGACTGGGAAGCCCACCAAAACAATTCTGATCACCAAATGTGGTAAGTTGTAACAATCGGACGGCGCGCGAGTCCGACGAGTCGCAATATCCATAGTCCCTGTGTTTTCCGGTGATGTAGAGTGGTCGCGACGGTACTGCAGAGAAAGAGGGGTTTCATAGTCGAATGGGGGGTGCAATGTTGTAGTAAATTAGGGATGGGTGAAGAGTAGATCAATTTGTTGACGGTATCGGTGCGGAGCTACAGTCGTAGGGAAAAATTTGTAGGATTAAATCGCTAGTTCGCGCAATTGCTCCCAAAGTGCGATCCTCTCACGGTGCTTCGTACGTTGAATCACACAACTTCGACTAATAACAATAGGGAAAatgttaaatctatttttaaacgtGACACATATAGAGGAAATaacgaaaatgcatattttgctaTTGATCGGGAATTAACGCGATTCAATATCTATTTATAACTGACGATGATCAGCGCGTACGTACCTCAGATCGATCGTCATATCGATACGACTCCTAGCTGTATGGtacttgtttcaaaaaaattctgaacgtTTATTTTCGCTATCGGCGTATTGTCTAGTTATAAATGCGACGCGCGCCGTGACGATAACGGCGCCGCAGTAGAAACCATAGGTCGTTGTTAGATACATGTAAAGGGGGATTAAGTCAAATGGACGGGAAGATCGTACACATAtaatacaaatatatatatatacatacatatatatatatatattaaaaaagcatatatatttttagacgGGGACTTGTGTGTATTTTGGCTCAAGTGCGACTCGACAAGTAAATGAGTCGCATAGGTTCAGAGCAATCGCGGTACCATTTTGTTTGTTGGACAATTGTACATCCTTCCAAAGAGGAAAGGGAAAGGGGGATGCGGCTCTACGTACCGATTCCAAAATACTCGTTTCACTTTGAGGTTGCGGACTACTCCCTTTCTGCTTTCCATCGACTAGCGGATTTGTCGTTGAATCGTATTTAAGATTGGATCTCAGTACACGAATGTATGCAAGGCCTAACTACCGCGTAGAACGAAAGTTTCGTAGGTCCTCTTTGAAAACGAATGAAATGAGCGGAATAATATGTGTGAAGAAATATTTAACGAATCATTCCTTTATAATGTATATCGAAATATCTAATACGACTATGTAATGCGTTATATTTTACTCGTGTAAATTGTCGTGAATCCCAACGTAACGAATATATTATAGTAAAATGTACACGTACACACGCAAGACGGGCGAGTCGCATATCTCGCTCGCATAAAACGTACTGACACGTACTATACATATTATAGATACGCACGTTTAGGTGGAGTGTAAATACTCAAATTTATAGAATCATTGAGCAAAAAATTGAATCAGTCAATCACTATGGTGCAATAAtgccttttttgttgttgaaacagttgaatatatcaaaactgaaatttcttcaaaatgaacGTTAAGAACATTCCACTATTTTTAGTTTCTCAACAACAATAACGAAAATGACAcacacaaaaaatgttataagtttaCCTCTCTGTTAAAAGAAATTTACTCACTCTGAATCTGAggtttttacaatgaaaatatcGAATGTTTGTTTTTACATTATGTACTTATTCCGAGCAGGTCTGCAACATTATACATTCTgaagctgaaattttaacgattctgaTCTAGTGAACAATTATTTTACGGTGGTGTGACTGTTTTACTTGAAGTGGCGGCTAGGACAACCTTTAAATTCAGATAAGAAAGGATATTAACAGATTTTTTGTCTACCAAGCTCAACCGATTCTGTAAATTTGAGCATTTTCACTTTGCCCTAATGCACGTCCTCGTCGTCGCGAATGCCTTTTTCGAAGAAAACCTCATTCGATGTTGAACTTGAAAGTTTTAACGCTGTTAATTATCTATTAATGATTAAGTAGCGCGCGAAAGTCGCATGACGAAACGATAATGCGGCTAAGTGCACGACTCGAAAGGGTGGTCGAGCTCGAACAAATCTCTCGTTCCGGTTGTAACGACAAAACTCTATGTACAATATTTTTCGAGCTTCGACaaggagaaaaaaatgtatatgcgCTCATCTTACCGAATCGAGCAGCCCacctgtatatatatttttatgaacgTGAGGAATCAACGACGCATAGTTGGTGAG
It encodes:
- the LOC117170533 gene encoding uncharacterized protein LOC117170533; the protein is MLDPSVLTDLEELTLCSYCKQKYNDSEQCPKYLSCKHFFCLRCIENNFIKGRELFCAHCWKRTELGDQGPDALPTHSALLALANNFSHLKINTNSTSVKSIEKERKSENCHTHGMPLALWCGTCCAALCRACATPQEHPGHQIKSQTDAKEQLISDVQLELVAMGKLSSEIQRLAMQQREFLIKVLEACVTLKTHVETDLQNGWTHFPEITDARETLGKAKASLQMIESPNDVYNLHAQLIIEKQRLQAKYQEMILQCQLDDLIGNSGVIFDFALLKQALAGIHSGESVIPQTHGNGGRIPASQNPILFLANYCMSQLYSRHVVSKQHLQNGSIDYHSNMVGPQVPPASVHVHQGPPPQQQQQLLIPPGSPSVKSAPPAPPNTMIHSQQQSTFIPDAGTSSGPLVTVHSPQQPSSNITLRGPSNPYPMYFFNIEVNGSPHGRIVIEVRPDAAPKMAKNFSVLATGEIGVGYKGCTIFQCWEGESVITGDFELNNGRGGRSIFEDGYFMPDDTKFPSVRGAVGMRRTQKRHDNLGMVGSQFRIILQEMRGFTAIFGHVVEGLDLVEKISTFGDQTGKPTKTILITKCGKL